A section of the Etheostoma spectabile isolate EspeVRDwgs_2016 unplaced genomic scaffold, UIUC_Espe_1.0 scaffold00000749, whole genome shotgun sequence genome encodes:
- the LOC116674587 gene encoding baculoviral IAP repeat-containing protein 6-like, which yields MATAAPISVRPPEGPKSRVWRLAGDSAAMTAVLDMARHVPLPGSSAAASLRRPGHDEEDEDEEHCEGQTSVGMLLAKMKTCVDTYTNRLRSKKDKSKGVVKADSSDPEPEGLTLLVPDIQRTAEIVYAATTSLRQANQERKLVESSRKVSCRPKPLSILRSLEEKYVAAMKKLQFDTFEMVSEDEDGKVMFKVNYHYMSQVKNSSDTNSAARSAASRRRPSPCPPLCPCHPLPVSLSAVMRRDWTS from the exons ATGGCTACTGCAGCTCCCATCTCTGTACGGCCCCCCGAAGGCCCTAAATCCAGAGTGTGGAGGCTTGCTGGTGACAGTGCTGCGATGACTGCAG TCCTAGATATGGCACGTCATGTGCCCCT CCCTGGTTCCTCTGCTGCTGCCTCTCTCCGGAGACCGGGGCATgacgaggaggatgaggatgaagaaCACTGTGAGGGACAGACCTCTGTTGGAATGCTGCTTGCCAAGATGAAGACATGTGTGGACACGTACACCAATCGCCTCAG GTCAAAGAAAGATAAGAGTAAAGGTGTGGTGAAGGCAGACAGCTCCGATCCAGAGCCTGAGGGTTTGACTCTGCTGGTGCCTGACATCCAGAGGACAGCAGAGATAGTCTACGCTGCTACTACCAGCCTACGGCAAGCCAACCAGG AGAGGAAGCTGGTGGAGTCTTCCAGGAAGGTGTCCTGTCGTCCCAAGCCCCTGTCCATTCTACGCTCTCTAGAGGAGAAATACGTAGCTGCCATGAAGAAGCTGCAGTTTG ACACCTTTGAAATGGTCTCGGAGGACGAGGATGGAAAAGTCATGTTTAAGGTCAACTACCACTACATGTCTCAAGTGAAGAACTCCAGCGATACAAACAGCGCAGCCCGATCCGCCGCCTCGCGCAGGAGGCCGTCACCCTGTCCACCTCTCTGCCCCTGTCATCCTCTTCCAGTGTCTTTGTCCGCTGTGATGAGGAGAGACTGGACATCATGA